In a single window of the Candidatus Poribacteria bacterium genome:
- a CDS encoding PaREP1 family protein: protein MWAVIMELVSVTLPRKLSSRLREKAQEIGTFPEELTVELILQGLNEELDPEELVEHYQALSEKYLAEARELLKRGDLVQTSEKLWGATALAVKAVAAKRGLKLERHGSLWNFVSKLSKEKGDENIITLFIVANGLHRNFYEDQMNKESLEVAIKNIEQLIGKLRGF, encoded by the coding sequence GTGTGGGCTGTTATAATGGAGCTAGTTTCCGTCACATTACCCCGAAAGCTCAGTTCGAGACTGAGAGAAAAAGCTCAAGAGATAGGAACTTTTCCTGAGGAATTAACGGTTGAGCTGATACTCCAGGGATTGAACGAGGAGCTTGATCCTGAAGAGCTCGTGGAGCATTACCAGGCCCTGAGTGAGAAATATCTTGCTGAGGCTAGGGAATTACTAAAAAGGGGAGACCTTGTTCAAACTTCGGAGAAGCTATGGGGCGCCACCGCGTTGGCAGTTAAAGCGGTGGCAGCAAAAAGAGGGTTAAAGTTGGAGAGGCACGGTAGCCTTTGGAATTTTGTAAGCAAACTCTCAAAGGAGAAAGGGGATGAAAACATTATCACGCTTTTCATTGTGGCGAATGGTTTACACCGAAACTTTTACGAGGATCAGATGAATAAAGAATCTTTAGAAGTTGCCATTAAAAACATCGAACAGCTAATCGGTAAATTAAGGGGGTTTTAA
- a CDS encoding HAMP domain-containing protein, whose product MRFGAKLTFSITLAALIPTLIFLLLSYDLISRSIEKWADKRVERALMESSRAIMEIEAFHANQMSDLVKRIAMDVELADALEAGKPVGDIVSSHAPSEILAVYDRSGKLLFSSLPDITPKRITDFLPSVEDLSFEPTTSDIPMVDGELFACAMPVLSEDGRRRLGAAVVFRKLPFARRRVEEGRRLYQAQASGRSPAIRTVLITLSLAAILIFAISITASSLMMRSVKRSLRRLMAGIDEIGKGNLDYRVQVNSKDEFAELAGAFNRMAEQIKRSREEIKRAEKMAAWREVAQKLAHEIKNPLTPIQLSAQRLRRRYRSGDREGFEELLDRCVDTIIREVEGVKRLLDEFSQLARMPPPKMEPISPAEAVEAALNLFDEMPGGIKVETDLDRSVKVTGDFDQIKRAIFNLIKNAVEAMKGTGVIRISVRAEGEGAEIEISDTGPGIPDEMRDLLFVPHLSTKPGGMGLGLAIVKKSIDDHGWRIDVRDNPRGRGTSFIITIPSRVHTESPATSPL is encoded by the coding sequence TTGAGGTTCGGCGCTAAGCTAACCTTCTCCATAACCCTTGCCGCCTTGATCCCAACCTTGATATTCCTACTGCTTTCATATGACCTCATATCACGGAGCATAGAGAAATGGGCGGATAAGAGGGTTGAGAGGGCCCTTATGGAATCCTCCAGAGCAATCATGGAGATAGAGGCCTTCCACGCCAATCAGATGTCCGACCTGGTCAAACGGATCGCGATGGACGTGGAGCTTGCTGACGCCCTGGAGGCCGGAAAACCCGTGGGAGACATCGTTAGCTCGCACGCCCCCAGTGAGATCCTCGCCGTCTACGATAGATCGGGCAAGCTTCTCTTCTCCTCGCTCCCCGATATCACCCCTAAACGGATAACGGATTTCCTCCCTTCGGTAGAGGATTTGAGCTTCGAGCCGACGACGAGCGACATACCGATGGTGGATGGCGAGCTCTTCGCCTGCGCCATGCCGGTTTTAAGCGAGGATGGACGGCGAAGACTCGGCGCGGCCGTCGTTTTCAGAAAACTCCCGTTCGCCAGAAGGAGGGTTGAGGAGGGCAGAAGGCTCTACCAGGCGCAGGCGTCCGGCAGATCTCCGGCGATCAGAACCGTCCTGATAACCCTCTCCCTGGCGGCTATCCTGATCTTCGCTATCTCGATCACCGCCTCATCCCTCATGATGCGCAGCGTCAAACGGTCCCTCCGTAGGCTCATGGCAGGGATAGATGAGATAGGAAAGGGTAACCTGGATTACCGGGTTCAGGTGAACTCCAAGGATGAGTTCGCCGAGCTGGCGGGGGCGTTCAATCGGATGGCTGAGCAGATCAAACGGAGCAGGGAGGAGATCAAACGGGCCGAGAAGATGGCAGCCTGGAGGGAGGTCGCCCAGAAGCTGGCCCATGAGATCAAGAATCCGCTCACCCCCATACAGCTTTCGGCGCAGAGGTTGAGGAGAAGATACCGATCCGGCGATAGAGAGGGATTTGAGGAACTGCTCGATAGGTGTGTCGATACGATCATCAGGGAAGTGGAAGGGGTGAAGAGGTTGCTGGATGAGTTCTCACAACTGGCCAGGATGCCGCCGCCGAAGATGGAGCCTATCTCGCCAGCCGAGGCCGTGGAGGCGGCGCTGAACCTGTTCGATGAGATGCCGGGAGGAATCAAGGTGGAGACGGATCTGGATCGATCGGTGAAGGTCACGGGCGATTTCGATCAGATCAAACGGGCGATCTTCAACCTGATAAAAAACGCCGTCGAGGCGATGAAAGGAACAGGAGTGATAAGGATATCCGTTCGGGCGGAGGGTGAGGGAGCCGAGATCGAAATCTCGGATACCGGTCCGGGCATCCCCGACGAGATGCGAGATCTGCTCTTCGTCCCACATCTGTCTACAAAACCGGGAGGAATGGGATTGGGATTGGCGATCGTTAAAAAGAGCATCGATGACCACGGTTGGAGGATCGACGTCAGAGATAACCCCAGAGGGCGTGGGACGAGTTTCATCATAACCATACCTAGCAGGGTACATACCGAGTCTCCCGCAACATCTCCCCTGTAA